From the genome of Pieris rapae chromosome 5, ilPieRapa1.1, whole genome shotgun sequence, one region includes:
- the LOC123689219 gene encoding transient receptor potential channel pyrexia-like isoform X2, giving the protein MFSSLFSRDIENGEAEKGSDLPLLTTLSNGTDILVPHSNVVRRHKLTKLQAVISANATTHEPTPFPLTPGMCPTTRRNDRRLRRLNTDLLEAIESYNVEDVERLLEEGANPNVTCRLDNVSACHLAALTGGDALNLLLKFGADKNRLDKYGRTPLHLAAYAGNARQLAILLDFPEDMQKRMDTEDMSSELEEDVKRMCPITKTMVNVRCDVEEVNTVLPKSWMDDIDHNCMSIKGSLPLLKAGWTPLHVAVSCARRRCTRLLLAAGANPNISDVLGRTALDVVGSAHHHNEDINSEDFTEVIKMLIKADGRHNSMRSDGINDIDTPLHTAVELSNIDSIKQLLDIGVSVGCLNMAGQTPLHLCVKKQLEQALQVLANYPYKNADHLSAMVDVKDRDGHTVLQVAVEESWVAGVCVALEAGADVTLKANDGETPIHSAAALGNRDVLIEVLSVAKQQGILDSQNEKGETALFQSIINGHHDCVKTLLEEGASSNITLPGNVNVFHAAAEQGHIDIIKTLLEHEPFEELLKMINSITTADKKGFGPIHFAVLSNSIGCVELLLTNGADVKLRTTNSPYHSSTPLHLAAENNFLVVAQLIIMFDNTTLDDFNDKGWYPLHTASYFGSRDVILLLLQHGEDLSRHTLNPRKTKRTAIEIIVNNLSKPTEFLDDIFDSYITCTSQNLEDANCEITVDYRILMPTACEIDQMKVVEALLKTGNRYGQKRLLVHPLVESFLYLKWKALLPFFYTIIAVYALFVSSVTIFIISVFFYKDTNETPPPCLGASIWSYFIYATVCLIILQEMLYMNVKSTRYLFHMETWIKFGSVVFAIILPTSVTMSANMEWPRHIATLALILSWIELMFLVSRFPNWGYYVLMFGKVASNVVKILLTFAFLVIGFSLSFMIQFHSKIPFESPWASFVKTVVMMTSEFDYEALFDQEHTRELATSIVIIRLIFLIFLILAAIVLMNLMVGVAVSDINDLEILGNIDRLAKRVEFLSTLDNLVYNRFFNSILPRKINDHIKNKRNVIRQITLCPGKPRWKYYKLLPTYIRDAILTIAQEQKEMKEEEIDMKEFRMKIDEMHGAIITIENSQEQKLTSANLEKTIQKFRLEEIQKRFTDIDNSIVQVKEQIEKNNEEKICPIEKLNVKVDQLSVDLESIKEILARLERKVGSL; this is encoded by the exons ATGTTTTCTTCGTTGTTTTCTAGAG ATATTGAGAATGGCGAGGCAGAGAAAGGCTCAGACTTGCCTCTTCTTACAACTCTATCTAATGGCACCGATATTTTAGTACCACATAGCAATGTCGTAAg AAGACATAAATTAACAAAGCTACAAGCGGTCATATCTGCCAATGCTACCACACACGAACCAACCCCATTTCCGCTGACTCCGGGAATGTGTCCAACCACTAGACGAAATGACCGCCGCCTTCGCAGACTAAACACGGATCTGTTGGAAGCGATCGAGTCTTATAACGTAGAAGATGTAGAaag GTTGCTAGAAGAAGGGGCGAATCCAAACGTGACATGCCGCCTCGATAATGTGTCGGCTTGTCACCTGGCAGCTTTGACTGGAGGCGATGCTTTAAACCTTTTACTTAAGTTTGGTGCTGACAAAAACCGTCTCGATAAGTATGGAAGGACGCCCTTACATCTCGCAGCCTATGCGGGAAATGCAAGGCAGTTGGCAATTCTTTTGGATTTTCCTGAAg ATATGCAAAAACGTATGGACACAGAGGATATGTCATCTGAGTTAGAAGAGGACGTCAAAAGAATGTGTCCGATTACGAAGACAATGGTTAATGTAAGGTGCGACGTGGAAGAAGTTAATACAGTTCTTCCGAAGAGTTGGATGGATGATATCGACCACAACTGTATGAGTATTAAGGGCAGC TTACCACTACTAAAAGCCGGTTGGACACCTCTACACGTTGCGGTGTCATGCGCCAGACGTCGTTGTACAAGACTTCTTCTAGCTGCCGGGGCTAATCCTAATATCTCCGACGTCCTTGGACGAACTGCTTTGGATGTAGTTGGTTCAGCACACCATCATAATGAAGATATTAACTCTGAAGA CTTTACAGAGGTCATAAAAATGCTCATAAAAGCTGATGGAAGACACAACTCAATGAGATCAGACGGCATAAATGATATAGACACACCGCTCCATACAGCTGTagaattatcaaatattgaCAGTATCAAACAACTTCTGGATATTGGTGTGTCTGTGGGTTGTTTAAATATGGCAGGTCAAACACCACTCCATCTTTGTGTTAAGAAGCAATTGGAACAGGCTTTACAg GTCTTAGCTAATTACCCATACAAAAATGCAGATCATCTGTCAGCCATGGTTGACGTGAAAGACAGAGATGGCCACACGGTACTACAAGTCGCTGTAGAGGAATCATGGGTAGCTGGTGTATGTGTAGCTCTTGAAGCAGGTGCAGATGTCACTTTGAAG gcAAATGATGGCGAAACACCGATTCATTCAGCGGCAGCTTTAGGAAACAGAGACGTACTTATAGAAGTTTTGAGTGTAGCCAAACAACAAGGCATTCTCGACAGCCAAAATGAGAAAGGCGAAACAGCTTTATTCCAATCGATCATAAACGGTCACCATGACTGTGTAAAAACTCTTTTAGAAGAGGGGGCTTCCAGTAACATCACATTACCAGGCAATGTTAACGTTTTCCACGCAGCTGCTGAACAGGGACACatcgatattataaaaactttattagaaCATGAACCATTTGAAGAATTATTGAAAATGATAAATTCCATAACTACTGCTGATAAAAAAGGTTTTGGTCCAATTCATTTTGCCGTTTTAAGCAATAGCATAGGCTGTGTCGAATTGTTATTGACAAATGGAGCTGATGTGAAACTGAGGACTACAAATAGCCCATATCACTCCTCGACGCCATTACATTTGGCTGctgaaaataactttttggTTGTCGCCCAGTTGATAATAATGTTCGACAATACTACTTTAGACGATTTCAATGATAAAGGCTGGTATCCACTCCACACTGCTAGTTATTTTGGAAGTAGAGATGTAATTCTTTTACTTCTACAACACGGGGAAGATTTATCTAGGCACACATTAAATCCAAGAAAAACCAAACGAACAGCAAtcgaaataattgtaaataatttatctaaacCTACAGAATTCCTAGACGATATTTTTGACTCCTATATCACATGTACCAGTCAAAATTTGGAAGATGCAAATTGTGAAATAACCGTTGACTACAGAATATTAATGCCAACAGCTTGTGAAATAGATCAAATGAAAGTAGTGGAAGCTCTCCTAAAAACTGGCAATAGATATGGGCAAAAAAGGCTATTGGTGCATCCGCTCGTCGAAAGTTTTCTTTACTTAAAATGGAAAGCGTTATTACCATTTTTCTACACCATAATAGCTGTTTATGCTCTTTTTGTATCATCCGTAACCATTTTCATAATTTCTGTATTCTTTTATAAAGACACAAATGAAACTCCTCCACCTTGCCTTGGAGCGTCTATATGGagctattttatttacgcAACAGTCTGTTTGATAATATTACAA GAAATGTTATATATGAATGTTAAAAGTACAAGATACTTATTCCATATGGAAACTTGGATAAAGTTTGGATCAGTTGTTTTTGCTATCATCCTTCCCACCTCGGTGACGATGTCTGCGAACATGGAATGGCCAAGACACATAGCTACTTTAGCACTTATTTTATCCTGGATAGAACTTATGTTCTTGGTTTCACGATTTCCCAATTGGGGTTACTATGTACTTATGTTTGGAAAAGTGGCTTCTAATGTTgttaaa aTACTTTTGACTTTCGCGTTTTTGGTAATTGGATTTTCACTTAGTTTCATGATACAATTTCACTCAAAAATCCCATTCGAGAGTCCGTGGGCTTCATTTGTGAAAACAGTGGTGATGATGACATCGGAATTTGACTATGAAGCTTTATTTGATCAAGAACACACTCGAGAACTAGCAACTTCAATAGTCATAATCCGGTTGATTTTCTtgatatttctaatattagcTGCCATAGTTTTAATGAACCTAATGGTCGGTGTTGCTGTTAGCGATATAAATGATTTAGAAATACTAGGAAATATCGATAGACTGGCAAAACGCGTAGAGTTCCTTTCAACATTAGACAACTTAGTTTACAatcgattttttaattcaattttaccaaggaaaataaatgaccatatcaaaaataaaagaaatgtaattagACAAATAACACTTTGTCCCGGTAAGCCAAGATGGAAATATTACAAGCTGCTTCCTACGTATATAAGAGATGCTATTTTAACTATAGCACAAGaacaaaaagaaatgaaagaagaagaaatcgATATGAAGGAGTTTAGAATGAAAATTGACGAAATGCATGGGGCTATTATAACGATAGAAAATTCACAAGAACAAAAATTGACTTCGGCTAATCTAgagaaaacaatacaaaagtTTAGGCTAGAAGAAATTCAAAAACGCTTCACAGACATTGATAATAGTATCGTGCAAGTAAAAGagcaaattgaaaaaaataacgaaGAGAAAATCTGCCCAATCGAGAAACTAAATGTTAAAGTCGATCAATTGTCTGTAGATTTAGAatctattaaagaaatattagcCCGATTAGAAAGGAAAGTGGGAAGTTTATAg
- the LOC123689219 gene encoding transient receptor potential channel pyrexia-like isoform X1 — protein sequence MWKKMQRQHLQRPHIVKGQTESTRELSIKDIENGEAEKGSDLPLLTTLSNGTDILVPHSNVVRRHKLTKLQAVISANATTHEPTPFPLTPGMCPTTRRNDRRLRRLNTDLLEAIESYNVEDVERLLEEGANPNVTCRLDNVSACHLAALTGGDALNLLLKFGADKNRLDKYGRTPLHLAAYAGNARQLAILLDFPEDMQKRMDTEDMSSELEEDVKRMCPITKTMVNVRCDVEEVNTVLPKSWMDDIDHNCMSIKGSLPLLKAGWTPLHVAVSCARRRCTRLLLAAGANPNISDVLGRTALDVVGSAHHHNEDINSEDFTEVIKMLIKADGRHNSMRSDGINDIDTPLHTAVELSNIDSIKQLLDIGVSVGCLNMAGQTPLHLCVKKQLEQALQVLANYPYKNADHLSAMVDVKDRDGHTVLQVAVEESWVAGVCVALEAGADVTLKANDGETPIHSAAALGNRDVLIEVLSVAKQQGILDSQNEKGETALFQSIINGHHDCVKTLLEEGASSNITLPGNVNVFHAAAEQGHIDIIKTLLEHEPFEELLKMINSITTADKKGFGPIHFAVLSNSIGCVELLLTNGADVKLRTTNSPYHSSTPLHLAAENNFLVVAQLIIMFDNTTLDDFNDKGWYPLHTASYFGSRDVILLLLQHGEDLSRHTLNPRKTKRTAIEIIVNNLSKPTEFLDDIFDSYITCTSQNLEDANCEITVDYRILMPTACEIDQMKVVEALLKTGNRYGQKRLLVHPLVESFLYLKWKALLPFFYTIIAVYALFVSSVTIFIISVFFYKDTNETPPPCLGASIWSYFIYATVCLIILQEMLYMNVKSTRYLFHMETWIKFGSVVFAIILPTSVTMSANMEWPRHIATLALILSWIELMFLVSRFPNWGYYVLMFGKVASNVVKILLTFAFLVIGFSLSFMIQFHSKIPFESPWASFVKTVVMMTSEFDYEALFDQEHTRELATSIVIIRLIFLIFLILAAIVLMNLMVGVAVSDINDLEILGNIDRLAKRVEFLSTLDNLVYNRFFNSILPRKINDHIKNKRNVIRQITLCPGKPRWKYYKLLPTYIRDAILTIAQEQKEMKEEEIDMKEFRMKIDEMHGAIITIENSQEQKLTSANLEKTIQKFRLEEIQKRFTDIDNSIVQVKEQIEKNNEEKICPIEKLNVKVDQLSVDLESIKEILARLERKVGSL from the exons ATGTGGAAGAAGATGCAGAGACAACATCTTCAAAGACCCCACATCGTCAAAGGTCAAACGGAAAGTACTAGGGAGCTCTCGATCAAAG ATATTGAGAATGGCGAGGCAGAGAAAGGCTCAGACTTGCCTCTTCTTACAACTCTATCTAATGGCACCGATATTTTAGTACCACATAGCAATGTCGTAAg AAGACATAAATTAACAAAGCTACAAGCGGTCATATCTGCCAATGCTACCACACACGAACCAACCCCATTTCCGCTGACTCCGGGAATGTGTCCAACCACTAGACGAAATGACCGCCGCCTTCGCAGACTAAACACGGATCTGTTGGAAGCGATCGAGTCTTATAACGTAGAAGATGTAGAaag GTTGCTAGAAGAAGGGGCGAATCCAAACGTGACATGCCGCCTCGATAATGTGTCGGCTTGTCACCTGGCAGCTTTGACTGGAGGCGATGCTTTAAACCTTTTACTTAAGTTTGGTGCTGACAAAAACCGTCTCGATAAGTATGGAAGGACGCCCTTACATCTCGCAGCCTATGCGGGAAATGCAAGGCAGTTGGCAATTCTTTTGGATTTTCCTGAAg ATATGCAAAAACGTATGGACACAGAGGATATGTCATCTGAGTTAGAAGAGGACGTCAAAAGAATGTGTCCGATTACGAAGACAATGGTTAATGTAAGGTGCGACGTGGAAGAAGTTAATACAGTTCTTCCGAAGAGTTGGATGGATGATATCGACCACAACTGTATGAGTATTAAGGGCAGC TTACCACTACTAAAAGCCGGTTGGACACCTCTACACGTTGCGGTGTCATGCGCCAGACGTCGTTGTACAAGACTTCTTCTAGCTGCCGGGGCTAATCCTAATATCTCCGACGTCCTTGGACGAACTGCTTTGGATGTAGTTGGTTCAGCACACCATCATAATGAAGATATTAACTCTGAAGA CTTTACAGAGGTCATAAAAATGCTCATAAAAGCTGATGGAAGACACAACTCAATGAGATCAGACGGCATAAATGATATAGACACACCGCTCCATACAGCTGTagaattatcaaatattgaCAGTATCAAACAACTTCTGGATATTGGTGTGTCTGTGGGTTGTTTAAATATGGCAGGTCAAACACCACTCCATCTTTGTGTTAAGAAGCAATTGGAACAGGCTTTACAg GTCTTAGCTAATTACCCATACAAAAATGCAGATCATCTGTCAGCCATGGTTGACGTGAAAGACAGAGATGGCCACACGGTACTACAAGTCGCTGTAGAGGAATCATGGGTAGCTGGTGTATGTGTAGCTCTTGAAGCAGGTGCAGATGTCACTTTGAAG gcAAATGATGGCGAAACACCGATTCATTCAGCGGCAGCTTTAGGAAACAGAGACGTACTTATAGAAGTTTTGAGTGTAGCCAAACAACAAGGCATTCTCGACAGCCAAAATGAGAAAGGCGAAACAGCTTTATTCCAATCGATCATAAACGGTCACCATGACTGTGTAAAAACTCTTTTAGAAGAGGGGGCTTCCAGTAACATCACATTACCAGGCAATGTTAACGTTTTCCACGCAGCTGCTGAACAGGGACACatcgatattataaaaactttattagaaCATGAACCATTTGAAGAATTATTGAAAATGATAAATTCCATAACTACTGCTGATAAAAAAGGTTTTGGTCCAATTCATTTTGCCGTTTTAAGCAATAGCATAGGCTGTGTCGAATTGTTATTGACAAATGGAGCTGATGTGAAACTGAGGACTACAAATAGCCCATATCACTCCTCGACGCCATTACATTTGGCTGctgaaaataactttttggTTGTCGCCCAGTTGATAATAATGTTCGACAATACTACTTTAGACGATTTCAATGATAAAGGCTGGTATCCACTCCACACTGCTAGTTATTTTGGAAGTAGAGATGTAATTCTTTTACTTCTACAACACGGGGAAGATTTATCTAGGCACACATTAAATCCAAGAAAAACCAAACGAACAGCAAtcgaaataattgtaaataatttatctaaacCTACAGAATTCCTAGACGATATTTTTGACTCCTATATCACATGTACCAGTCAAAATTTGGAAGATGCAAATTGTGAAATAACCGTTGACTACAGAATATTAATGCCAACAGCTTGTGAAATAGATCAAATGAAAGTAGTGGAAGCTCTCCTAAAAACTGGCAATAGATATGGGCAAAAAAGGCTATTGGTGCATCCGCTCGTCGAAAGTTTTCTTTACTTAAAATGGAAAGCGTTATTACCATTTTTCTACACCATAATAGCTGTTTATGCTCTTTTTGTATCATCCGTAACCATTTTCATAATTTCTGTATTCTTTTATAAAGACACAAATGAAACTCCTCCACCTTGCCTTGGAGCGTCTATATGGagctattttatttacgcAACAGTCTGTTTGATAATATTACAA GAAATGTTATATATGAATGTTAAAAGTACAAGATACTTATTCCATATGGAAACTTGGATAAAGTTTGGATCAGTTGTTTTTGCTATCATCCTTCCCACCTCGGTGACGATGTCTGCGAACATGGAATGGCCAAGACACATAGCTACTTTAGCACTTATTTTATCCTGGATAGAACTTATGTTCTTGGTTTCACGATTTCCCAATTGGGGTTACTATGTACTTATGTTTGGAAAAGTGGCTTCTAATGTTgttaaa aTACTTTTGACTTTCGCGTTTTTGGTAATTGGATTTTCACTTAGTTTCATGATACAATTTCACTCAAAAATCCCATTCGAGAGTCCGTGGGCTTCATTTGTGAAAACAGTGGTGATGATGACATCGGAATTTGACTATGAAGCTTTATTTGATCAAGAACACACTCGAGAACTAGCAACTTCAATAGTCATAATCCGGTTGATTTTCTtgatatttctaatattagcTGCCATAGTTTTAATGAACCTAATGGTCGGTGTTGCTGTTAGCGATATAAATGATTTAGAAATACTAGGAAATATCGATAGACTGGCAAAACGCGTAGAGTTCCTTTCAACATTAGACAACTTAGTTTACAatcgattttttaattcaattttaccaaggaaaataaatgaccatatcaaaaataaaagaaatgtaattagACAAATAACACTTTGTCCCGGTAAGCCAAGATGGAAATATTACAAGCTGCTTCCTACGTATATAAGAGATGCTATTTTAACTATAGCACAAGaacaaaaagaaatgaaagaagaagaaatcgATATGAAGGAGTTTAGAATGAAAATTGACGAAATGCATGGGGCTATTATAACGATAGAAAATTCACAAGAACAAAAATTGACTTCGGCTAATCTAgagaaaacaatacaaaagtTTAGGCTAGAAGAAATTCAAAAACGCTTCACAGACATTGATAATAGTATCGTGCAAGTAAAAGagcaaattgaaaaaaataacgaaGAGAAAATCTGCCCAATCGAGAAACTAAATGTTAAAGTCGATCAATTGTCTGTAGATTTAGAatctattaaagaaatattagcCCGATTAGAAAGGAAAGTGGGAAGTTTATAg
- the LOC123689219 gene encoding transient receptor potential channel pyrexia-like isoform X3, with protein MEGRPYISQPMREMQGSWQFFWIFLKLPLLKAGWTPLHVAVSCARRRCTRLLLAAGANPNISDVLGRTALDVVGSAHHHNEDINSEDFTEVIKMLIKADGRHNSMRSDGINDIDTPLHTAVELSNIDSIKQLLDIGVSVGCLNMAGQTPLHLCVKKQLEQALQVLANYPYKNADHLSAMVDVKDRDGHTVLQVAVEESWVAGVCVALEAGADVTLKANDGETPIHSAAALGNRDVLIEVLSVAKQQGILDSQNEKGETALFQSIINGHHDCVKTLLEEGASSNITLPGNVNVFHAAAEQGHIDIIKTLLEHEPFEELLKMINSITTADKKGFGPIHFAVLSNSIGCVELLLTNGADVKLRTTNSPYHSSTPLHLAAENNFLVVAQLIIMFDNTTLDDFNDKGWYPLHTASYFGSRDVILLLLQHGEDLSRHTLNPRKTKRTAIEIIVNNLSKPTEFLDDIFDSYITCTSQNLEDANCEITVDYRILMPTACEIDQMKVVEALLKTGNRYGQKRLLVHPLVESFLYLKWKALLPFFYTIIAVYALFVSSVTIFIISVFFYKDTNETPPPCLGASIWSYFIYATVCLIILQEMLYMNVKSTRYLFHMETWIKFGSVVFAIILPTSVTMSANMEWPRHIATLALILSWIELMFLVSRFPNWGYYVLMFGKVASNVVKILLTFAFLVIGFSLSFMIQFHSKIPFESPWASFVKTVVMMTSEFDYEALFDQEHTRELATSIVIIRLIFLIFLILAAIVLMNLMVGVAVSDINDLEILGNIDRLAKRVEFLSTLDNLVYNRFFNSILPRKINDHIKNKRNVIRQITLCPGKPRWKYYKLLPTYIRDAILTIAQEQKEMKEEEIDMKEFRMKIDEMHGAIITIENSQEQKLTSANLEKTIQKFRLEEIQKRFTDIDNSIVQVKEQIEKNNEEKICPIEKLNVKVDQLSVDLESIKEILARLERKVGSL; from the exons ATGGAAGGACGCCCTTACATCTCGCAGCCTATGCGGGAAATGCAAGGCAGTTGGCAATTCTTTTGGATTTTCCTGAAg TTACCACTACTAAAAGCCGGTTGGACACCTCTACACGTTGCGGTGTCATGCGCCAGACGTCGTTGTACAAGACTTCTTCTAGCTGCCGGGGCTAATCCTAATATCTCCGACGTCCTTGGACGAACTGCTTTGGATGTAGTTGGTTCAGCACACCATCATAATGAAGATATTAACTCTGAAGA CTTTACAGAGGTCATAAAAATGCTCATAAAAGCTGATGGAAGACACAACTCAATGAGATCAGACGGCATAAATGATATAGACACACCGCTCCATACAGCTGTagaattatcaaatattgaCAGTATCAAACAACTTCTGGATATTGGTGTGTCTGTGGGTTGTTTAAATATGGCAGGTCAAACACCACTCCATCTTTGTGTTAAGAAGCAATTGGAACAGGCTTTACAg GTCTTAGCTAATTACCCATACAAAAATGCAGATCATCTGTCAGCCATGGTTGACGTGAAAGACAGAGATGGCCACACGGTACTACAAGTCGCTGTAGAGGAATCATGGGTAGCTGGTGTATGTGTAGCTCTTGAAGCAGGTGCAGATGTCACTTTGAAG gcAAATGATGGCGAAACACCGATTCATTCAGCGGCAGCTTTAGGAAACAGAGACGTACTTATAGAAGTTTTGAGTGTAGCCAAACAACAAGGCATTCTCGACAGCCAAAATGAGAAAGGCGAAACAGCTTTATTCCAATCGATCATAAACGGTCACCATGACTGTGTAAAAACTCTTTTAGAAGAGGGGGCTTCCAGTAACATCACATTACCAGGCAATGTTAACGTTTTCCACGCAGCTGCTGAACAGGGACACatcgatattataaaaactttattagaaCATGAACCATTTGAAGAATTATTGAAAATGATAAATTCCATAACTACTGCTGATAAAAAAGGTTTTGGTCCAATTCATTTTGCCGTTTTAAGCAATAGCATAGGCTGTGTCGAATTGTTATTGACAAATGGAGCTGATGTGAAACTGAGGACTACAAATAGCCCATATCACTCCTCGACGCCATTACATTTGGCTGctgaaaataactttttggTTGTCGCCCAGTTGATAATAATGTTCGACAATACTACTTTAGACGATTTCAATGATAAAGGCTGGTATCCACTCCACACTGCTAGTTATTTTGGAAGTAGAGATGTAATTCTTTTACTTCTACAACACGGGGAAGATTTATCTAGGCACACATTAAATCCAAGAAAAACCAAACGAACAGCAAtcgaaataattgtaaataatttatctaaacCTACAGAATTCCTAGACGATATTTTTGACTCCTATATCACATGTACCAGTCAAAATTTGGAAGATGCAAATTGTGAAATAACCGTTGACTACAGAATATTAATGCCAACAGCTTGTGAAATAGATCAAATGAAAGTAGTGGAAGCTCTCCTAAAAACTGGCAATAGATATGGGCAAAAAAGGCTATTGGTGCATCCGCTCGTCGAAAGTTTTCTTTACTTAAAATGGAAAGCGTTATTACCATTTTTCTACACCATAATAGCTGTTTATGCTCTTTTTGTATCATCCGTAACCATTTTCATAATTTCTGTATTCTTTTATAAAGACACAAATGAAACTCCTCCACCTTGCCTTGGAGCGTCTATATGGagctattttatttacgcAACAGTCTGTTTGATAATATTACAA GAAATGTTATATATGAATGTTAAAAGTACAAGATACTTATTCCATATGGAAACTTGGATAAAGTTTGGATCAGTTGTTTTTGCTATCATCCTTCCCACCTCGGTGACGATGTCTGCGAACATGGAATGGCCAAGACACATAGCTACTTTAGCACTTATTTTATCCTGGATAGAACTTATGTTCTTGGTTTCACGATTTCCCAATTGGGGTTACTATGTACTTATGTTTGGAAAAGTGGCTTCTAATGTTgttaaa aTACTTTTGACTTTCGCGTTTTTGGTAATTGGATTTTCACTTAGTTTCATGATACAATTTCACTCAAAAATCCCATTCGAGAGTCCGTGGGCTTCATTTGTGAAAACAGTGGTGATGATGACATCGGAATTTGACTATGAAGCTTTATTTGATCAAGAACACACTCGAGAACTAGCAACTTCAATAGTCATAATCCGGTTGATTTTCTtgatatttctaatattagcTGCCATAGTTTTAATGAACCTAATGGTCGGTGTTGCTGTTAGCGATATAAATGATTTAGAAATACTAGGAAATATCGATAGACTGGCAAAACGCGTAGAGTTCCTTTCAACATTAGACAACTTAGTTTACAatcgattttttaattcaattttaccaaggaaaataaatgaccatatcaaaaataaaagaaatgtaattagACAAATAACACTTTGTCCCGGTAAGCCAAGATGGAAATATTACAAGCTGCTTCCTACGTATATAAGAGATGCTATTTTAACTATAGCACAAGaacaaaaagaaatgaaagaagaagaaatcgATATGAAGGAGTTTAGAATGAAAATTGACGAAATGCATGGGGCTATTATAACGATAGAAAATTCACAAGAACAAAAATTGACTTCGGCTAATCTAgagaaaacaatacaaaagtTTAGGCTAGAAGAAATTCAAAAACGCTTCACAGACATTGATAATAGTATCGTGCAAGTAAAAGagcaaattgaaaaaaataacgaaGAGAAAATCTGCCCAATCGAGAAACTAAATGTTAAAGTCGATCAATTGTCTGTAGATTTAGAatctattaaagaaatattagcCCGATTAGAAAGGAAAGTGGGAAGTTTATAg